The following are from one region of the bacterium genome:
- a CDS encoding patatin-like phospholipase family protein: protein MDKAGRRSPVAFSMVITIIFSMPVFTVAGDPAPADSVKIGLVLSAGGALGLAHVGVLKVLEREGINVSCISANSMGSIIGSLYAAGYTATQIESIALGIDWKKMIVFGLPSGVNQHPGTRQRLGYLVSLEHHGFSPALPSGVANLQNVEFFLAQHLARPEYDAGGNYDSLAIPLRLIAVDLNSGRKITFCSGSLVKAIRGSIAIPGVFAPSMFTNMRLVDGGVMQYLPVEPIKEMEPDLIIASLTIKQNEQAGVSMIDIISRTTSMFGISDIEKQKKIANILIEPDLSQFDATNYDQAKELIAVGEQTAEMALDGIRESIAGRTIIKAKKEITHRPLPFVRKISFEGMKTLSAKKISRILKIIPGSQLDFDAFIKDLIKLYETGLFEHVDYRLHDGGDSVEITIEVHERDFGYYLLGLRYDNYDNATIGLEMGIDNIGGSSFGASGIATLGEPSEYRVRIEYLNPQYTTLFGHIDPFWSSIDRSYYDGSGWVADYNIDCRGAASEINCNLGYDTYVGFGFKAHQALYRFPQLAVFDTLPMDEWIIGPTISVEQNDEAGCDLSSDNNFVRIEWQYAGSLFHSRAEFIRIALITDANKPLFGRFSTSGVLCAGASAGDLPWSERFYTGGASFVGYRLEHVMSRQKLTSNVSLNYRVLGTARSRTFSLYLRLVGAAGLTSDITNILNITDPLSLDYHYGCGIGIWMDTPIGPVQLTTGATDPQWGDGFKCKTAAIFFSIGRDFRYTK from the coding sequence ATGGATAAAGCGGGGCGTAGATCTCCAGTTGCTTTTTCAATGGTGATCACCATTATTTTTTCGATGCCTGTCTTCACGGTCGCCGGGGATCCGGCACCGGCTGACTCGGTAAAGATCGGGCTGGTCCTTTCCGCCGGCGGCGCCCTGGGTCTTGCCCATGTCGGCGTGCTCAAGGTGTTGGAACGGGAGGGGATCAACGTTTCGTGTATATCCGCCAACAGCATGGGTTCGATAATCGGCAGCCTTTACGCCGCTGGTTATACCGCCACGCAGATCGAAAGTATCGCCCTTGGCATCGACTGGAAGAAAATGATCGTTTTTGGCCTTCCGTCCGGCGTGAACCAGCACCCGGGCACGCGGCAGAGACTGGGCTATCTTGTCAGCCTGGAGCACCATGGTTTCAGCCCCGCCCTGCCCAGCGGCGTGGCCAACCTGCAGAACGTGGAGTTCTTTCTCGCGCAACACCTGGCCCGGCCGGAATACGATGCCGGCGGCAATTATGACAGCTTGGCGATCCCCCTCCGCCTGATCGCCGTGGATCTGAACTCGGGCCGCAAGATCACGTTCTGCAGCGGCAGTCTCGTAAAAGCGATCCGGGGCAGCATCGCCATACCAGGCGTTTTCGCTCCTAGCATGTTCACGAATATGCGTTTGGTTGACGGCGGCGTTATGCAGTACCTGCCGGTGGAACCGATAAAAGAAATGGAACCTGATCTTATCATCGCGTCGCTGACCATAAAGCAAAACGAGCAAGCCGGCGTATCCATGATTGATATCATCTCCCGCACGACCAGCATGTTCGGCATTTCGGACATTGAAAAGCAGAAAAAGATCGCCAATATCCTGATCGAACCGGACCTCTCGCAATTTGACGCCACTAATTATGATCAGGCAAAGGAGTTGATCGCGGTCGGCGAACAGACAGCGGAAATGGCACTGGACGGGATCCGCGAGAGTATCGCGGGCAGGACGATAATAAAGGCAAAGAAAGAGATCACGCATCGGCCGCTACCGTTTGTGAGAAAGATATCATTTGAAGGAATGAAGACACTGTCCGCAAAAAAAATATCCAGGATCCTGAAAATAATACCCGGAAGCCAGCTCGATTTTGACGCTTTTATCAAAGACCTGATCAAGCTTTACGAGACCGGCCTGTTCGAACATGTCGATTACCGTTTGCATGACGGCGGGGATTCGGTTGAGATCACGATCGAAGTGCACGAGCGGGATTTCGGGTATTACCTGCTGGGACTGCGTTATGACAACTATGATAATGCGACGATCGGCCTGGAAATGGGCATTGACAATATCGGGGGCAGCAGTTTCGGCGCCAGTGGAATAGCGACGCTGGGCGAGCCGAGCGAATACCGCGTGCGGATTGAATACTTGAACCCCCAATATACAACGTTATTCGGGCACATCGATCCATTCTGGTCATCCATTGACCGGTCGTATTACGATGGTTCGGGCTGGGTTGCCGATTATAACATTGACTGCCGGGGCGCAGCGTCGGAGATAAACTGCAACCTTGGATACGATACTTACGTGGGCTTTGGTTTCAAGGCGCACCAGGCGTTGTACCGTTTTCCGCAACTCGCCGTGTTCGATACCCTGCCCATGGACGAATGGATCATCGGGCCGACCATATCAGTCGAGCAGAATGACGAAGCCGGGTGCGACCTCTCGTCGGACAACAACTTCGTCCGAATTGAATGGCAGTATGCGGGTTCTCTTTTTCACAGCCGCGCGGAATTCATACGGATAGCGCTCATTACTGACGCGAACAAACCGCTCTTCGGACGTTTCAGCACTTCGGGAGTTCTTTGCGCCGGCGCCTCGGCCGGCGATCTGCCTTGGTCAGAGCGCTTTTATACCGGCGGCGCGTCATTCGTCGGATACCGGTTAGAACACGTAATGAGCAGGCAAAAACTGACTTCCAACGTGAGCCTTAACTACCGCGTTCTGGGCACAGCTCGAAGCAGGACTTTTTCGCTCTATTTAAGACTGGTGGGCGCGGCCGGGCTCACTTCGGACATTACAAATATCCTCAATATTACCGACCCGCTCAGTCTGGATTACCACTATGGATGCGGCATTGGAATATGGATGGATACGCCCATCGGACCGGTCCAATTGACCACCGGTGCCACAGATCCGCAATGGGGCGACGGTTTTAAATGCAAAACCGCCGCGATATTTTTTTCTATCGGTCGGGACTTCAGGTACACGAAATAA
- the fba gene encoding class II fructose-1,6-bisphosphate aldolase produces the protein MLTTLNDVLPDAKKKHYAVGAFNTSNLEITQAILAAAQALSAPVIIAVSEKAIQYAGLPQITAIITGLARKIRIPVVIHLDHGPSFELAEACIRAGFTSVMIDASALPYKENVGLTRKVKAFARRHKVSVEAEIGRLAGIEDNVAVSHDQALYTDPGEARRFARETECDALAIAIGTSHGAYKFKGKPKLRIDILRQIAAEVKIPLVLHGASSVKKNYVELVNKYGGNLTHARGVTDALLRSAIKSGITKINVDTDLRIAFTAGIRQYLTENPADFDPRKSLAAGRDQITRVIRERIRVFGSKGRA, from the coding sequence ATGCTTACGACATTGAATGATGTCCTGCCGGACGCGAAGAAAAAACACTATGCGGTCGGCGCTTTCAACACCTCCAACCTGGAGATCACCCAGGCGATCCTGGCCGCGGCCCAGGCGCTGTCTGCGCCGGTGATCATCGCGGTCAGCGAGAAAGCGATCCAGTACGCAGGCCTGCCTCAGATCACGGCGATCATAACGGGGTTGGCGCGTAAAATAAGGATCCCGGTGGTCATTCACCTTGACCATGGACCGTCGTTCGAACTGGCCGAAGCGTGCATCCGCGCGGGGTTCACGTCGGTCATGATCGATGCCTCTGCGCTGCCGTATAAGGAAAACGTCGGGCTCACCCGCAAGGTGAAAGCGTTTGCCCGCAGGCACAAGGTGTCGGTCGAAGCCGAGATCGGCCGTCTGGCCGGGATCGAGGATAACGTCGCGGTGTCCCATGATCAGGCGCTTTACACCGACCCTGGAGAAGCCCGGCGTTTTGCCCGGGAAACAGAATGCGACGCCCTGGCGATCGCCATCGGTACTTCCCATGGCGCTTACAAATTCAAGGGCAAGCCAAAACTGCGAATCGATATCCTGAGGCAAATCGCCGCGGAAGTGAAGATCCCCCTTGTTTTGCACGGCGCGTCGAGCGTCAAGAAAAACTATGTGGAGTTGGTCAACAAATACGGCGGAAATCTGACCCACGCGCGCGGCGTCACGGATGCGTTGCTCAGATCGGCCATAAAGAGCGGTATTACCAAGATCAATGTCGACACGGACCTGCGCATCGCGTTCACCGCGGGAATAAGGCAGTACCTGACCGAAAACCCGGCTGATTTTGACCCCCGCAAATCCCTTGCCGCCGGCCGGGACCAGATCACCAGGGTGATCAGGGAACGGATCAGGGTGTTCGGCTCAAAAGGCAGAGCTTAA
- a CDS encoding DUF885 domain-containing protein, with product MKSSLFSISIVLTLMLNSWADAQKVADTGDGDIEQLFTDFVRDYVALSPTTGTTLGLPASAGIPVRNDLLDDISQKGQDQEFALYKEYRARLDRHEEKDLTVSQRLACAQLKWYMDMRTAGDAYRYNRYLINPGFGFHNELTTLMTEHHKIKKFKDAEDYIARLKGYQTYIQQLLDHLAICEQKKAVPPVYIISNLEEILSEFISVLPIENILYTSFRDRLSEISAADARTKDRLKKEALKAIDNSVYPAYRNVISYLATLRPKADSLAGVWKLPQGNAYYQYCLNFHTTTGMAPAEIHELGLAEVARIEHELVKIYKELGIPGKNYQEMAIAFQKLILADTTGKFLYPATDVGKQQTLKGYQTIIDTMYAHLPDMFGTVPKAVVKVGRVPEFKEATAGTYYQPPRLDGTGGGIFYANLGYRHSKPGMKALTYHEAIPGHHLQIALEQGSADARLFKSLFFFTGYVEGWALYAERLALENGFYTDLYSRIGYLRSELFRAVRLVLDTGIHWKKWSRDQAAAYMQEHCLWSADGEIYRYIVWPGQACAYKTGELAIIRLRESARAALGRDFDIREFHDEILRYGSMPLDQLEELLEDYIDTKKGANY from the coding sequence ATGAAATCCTCATTATTCAGCATTTCGATCGTTTTGACGCTAATGCTTAACTCCTGGGCGGACGCGCAGAAGGTTGCGGATACGGGCGACGGCGACATTGAACAGCTGTTCACTGATTTTGTCCGTGATTACGTGGCACTGAGCCCGACTACGGGCACGACCCTGGGACTTCCGGCATCAGCCGGTATCCCGGTCCGCAATGACCTTCTCGACGACATTTCGCAAAAAGGCCAGGATCAGGAGTTCGCCCTGTACAAGGAATACCGCGCGCGTCTTGACCGTCATGAAGAAAAAGACCTGACTGTTTCCCAGCGGCTGGCCTGCGCTCAGCTTAAGTGGTACATGGACATGCGGACCGCGGGTGACGCATATCGCTATAACCGGTACTTGATCAACCCTGGTTTTGGATTTCATAATGAATTGACGACCCTCATGACCGAGCATCACAAAATAAAGAAATTTAAGGACGCTGAAGATTATATCGCGAGGTTGAAAGGCTATCAGACCTATATTCAACAGCTGCTGGATCACCTTGCTATCTGCGAACAGAAAAAAGCGGTCCCGCCGGTCTATATAATTTCAAACCTGGAAGAGATCTTATCTGAATTCATTTCTGTTCTTCCAATCGAAAATATCCTCTATACATCGTTCCGGGACCGTTTATCGGAGATCAGTGCCGCTGATGCCAGAACAAAAGACCGGTTGAAAAAAGAAGCTTTGAAAGCGATCGATAATTCCGTCTATCCGGCATACCGAAATGTCATATCGTATCTCGCCACATTGAGACCAAAAGCTGATAGTCTTGCCGGTGTTTGGAAACTGCCCCAGGGCAACGCTTATTACCAATACTGTCTCAATTTTCACACCACCACGGGCATGGCGCCGGCTGAGATCCATGAACTGGGACTGGCCGAGGTCGCGCGTATCGAGCATGAACTTGTTAAGATTTACAAAGAACTTGGGATCCCCGGTAAAAATTACCAGGAAATGGCTATTGCCTTCCAAAAGCTAATATTGGCCGATACCACCGGTAAATTTCTCTATCCGGCAACGGATGTGGGCAAACAGCAAACCCTTAAAGGTTACCAAACAATAATCGATACGATGTACGCGCACTTGCCGGATATGTTCGGCACCGTGCCTAAAGCGGTCGTAAAGGTCGGTCGCGTACCCGAATTCAAAGAGGCGACGGCCGGGACATACTATCAGCCGCCGCGTCTGGACGGTACTGGAGGCGGGATCTTCTACGCCAACCTTGGTTACCGGCACTCCAAGCCGGGCATGAAAGCGTTGACTTATCATGAAGCAATACCCGGCCATCACCTTCAGATCGCTCTGGAACAGGGATCGGCTGACGCGCGTTTGTTTAAAAGTTTATTTTTCTTCACGGGCTATGTCGAGGGCTGGGCCCTCTATGCTGAGCGCCTGGCATTGGAAAACGGTTTTTATACCGATCTGTACAGCCGCATCGGTTATCTGCGCTCTGAATTGTTCCGCGCCGTGCGCCTGGTCCTGGACACCGGTATTCACTGGAAAAAATGGTCGCGCGATCAGGCGGCCGCGTACATGCAGGAACACTGCCTGTGGAGCGCCGATGGAGAGATATACCGCTACATTGTCTGGCCGGGCCAGGCATGCGCTTACAAGACCGGCGAGCTGGCCATCATCCGCCTGCGCGAATCAGCGCGCGCAGCGCTGGGCAGGGATTTCGATATCAGAGAATTCCATGATGAGATACTTCGCTACGGCTCGATGCCGCTTGACCAGCTCGAAGAACTTTTGGAAGACTACATCGATACAAAAAAGGGTGCTAATTACTAG
- a CDS encoding OsmC family protein, whose amino-acid sequence MGNEQSAITVKLINKKLQFTGTAGSNAPVTIDYVPPLGDGQCYMSLELLLISLASCCGSTVASLLRRMKKDVSGMVIEAQGVRRDQHPTSFRKIMLEFVINSQDAVDADVQSAIKLSEDTFCPVWAMLKNNVEVATEFKIITG is encoded by the coding sequence ATGGGTAACGAACAGTCGGCGATCACCGTGAAGCTCATCAATAAAAAACTACAATTTACCGGCACGGCCGGGTCGAACGCACCGGTCACGATCGATTATGTACCGCCGCTCGGCGACGGGCAGTGTTATATGTCGCTTGAATTGCTGCTGATCAGCCTTGCTAGCTGCTGCGGTTCGACCGTGGCATCCCTGCTCCGGCGGATGAAAAAAGACGTATCCGGAATGGTGATCGAAGCTCAGGGTGTCCGGCGGGATCAACACCCGACGTCATTCAGGAAGATCATGCTCGAATTCGTCATCAATTCCCAGGATGCGGTCGATGCCGATGTTCAGAGCGCGATCAAGCTATCAGAAGATACATTCTGCCCGGTATGGGCGATGTTGAAAAATAACGTGGAAGTCGCGACCGAATTCAAAATAATAACAGGTTAG
- the arsM gene encoding arsenite methyltransferase: protein MKANKIRKAVRKTYAAVAKQGSSCCGPAEPCECGIGELQTSGQAMGYSAKELNSAPKGANMGLGCGNPVAIASLKAGDTVVDLGSGGGFDCFLAAQRVGKKGRVIGVDMTPEMIEKARENAMKVKYNNVEFRLGEIEHLPVADQSADVVISNCVINLAPDKRAVLKEVYRVLKRGGRIAVSDLALVKKLPPKLRNSIEAYTSCIGGAILLDDYKRAVKAAGFKNIKIAVNDKAGKIVKAAAADYKGFSQADRKKLTMIRFLAEHVVSAYIQAVK, encoded by the coding sequence ATGAAGGCAAATAAGATCAGGAAAGCAGTGCGGAAAACGTATGCCGCGGTGGCTAAACAGGGTAGTTCATGCTGCGGTCCGGCTGAGCCATGCGAATGCGGAATCGGCGAACTTCAAACATCGGGCCAAGCCATGGGTTATTCGGCGAAAGAACTGAATTCCGCACCAAAAGGCGCGAATATGGGGTTGGGCTGCGGCAACCCGGTCGCCATCGCGTCGCTTAAAGCGGGAGACACGGTCGTCGACCTTGGATCCGGAGGCGGTTTTGATTGTTTTCTCGCCGCCCAAAGGGTTGGTAAAAAGGGACGGGTGATCGGCGTGGACATGACACCGGAAATGATCGAAAAGGCGCGGGAAAACGCAATGAAGGTCAAGTATAACAACGTCGAGTTCCGGCTGGGCGAGATCGAGCATCTGCCGGTCGCAGACCAGAGCGCGGACGTCGTGATCTCGAATTGCGTTATCAACCTGGCGCCGGATAAAAGGGCGGTTCTGAAAGAAGTCTACCGCGTGCTGAAGAGAGGCGGAAGGATCGCGGTCTCGGACCTGGCCCTGGTCAAGAAGCTGCCTCCGAAGTTAAGGAACAGTATCGAGGCGTACACGAGCTGCATCGGCGGCGCAATCCTGCTTGATGATTACAAGCGGGCGGTCAAGGCGGCCGGATTCAAAAATATCAAGATCGCGGTAAATGACAAAGCGGGTAAAATAGTCAAAGCGGCAGCTGCAGACTACAAAGGGTTTTCTCAAGCCGACCGGAAAAAACTCACGATGATAAGGTTCCTGGCCGAGCATGTTGTCAGTGCTTACATTCAGGCGGTGAAATAG
- a CDS encoding 5'-methylthioadenosine/adenosylhomocysteine nucleosidase encodes MLTLISILLFGTGVYERIGIISAMDVELAYIKEQMQVEYVDTVSRRIFARGKIRGVECVLVMAGVGKVNAGITAEILASKYDVDAVIFGGVAGGIDPKLDIGDIIISEKVFHHDYGVIEPGGFTPWDTVGYAADTFLVRLARDQAGNVKFQEIPEKICKETGHYPRVKTGRVVTGDQFIASEVKRQWLEKTFRADCVEMEGAAVAQVCAINRIPFLIIRCLSDLANESADVDFDAFVDYAARNSSVLVVEIVGSLKQ; translated from the coding sequence ATGTTGACATTGATATCGATCCTGCTTTTCGGGACGGGCGTTTATGAAAGGATCGGCATAATCAGCGCGATGGACGTGGAGCTCGCTTACATAAAAGAGCAAATGCAGGTGGAATACGTCGATACCGTGAGTCGCCGGATATTCGCCCGCGGTAAGATCAGAGGCGTGGAGTGCGTTCTGGTCATGGCCGGCGTGGGCAAGGTCAACGCCGGGATAACCGCGGAAATATTGGCCAGCAAATACGACGTCGACGCCGTCATCTTCGGCGGGGTTGCCGGCGGCATAGATCCAAAACTTGACATAGGCGATATCATCATTTCTGAAAAGGTATTCCATCATGACTACGGCGTGATAGAACCCGGGGGATTCACGCCCTGGGATACGGTTGGTTACGCGGCCGACACGTTTCTGGTGAGACTTGCCCGCGATCAGGCAGGCAACGTCAAGTTCCAGGAAATACCCGAGAAGATCTGCAAGGAAACCGGTCATTATCCGCGGGTCAAGACCGGCCGGGTGGTCACGGGCGACCAGTTCATCGCCAGCGAAGTTAAACGCCAGTGGCTGGAAAAAACCTTCCGGGCTGACTGCGTGGAAATGGAAGGCGCCGCGGTCGCCCAGGTATGCGCGATCAATCGGATCCCGTTCTTGATCATCCGCTGCCTGTCTGACCTGGCAAACGAGAGCGCCGACGTGGACTTCGATGCTTTCGTGGATTATGCCGCTCGGAATTCCAGCGTTCTGGTGGTGGAGATCGTGGGATCGCTGAAGCAATAA
- a CDS encoding DUF6754 domain-containing protein, whose amino-acid sequence MIMIIMIAVMSALAPPSGVKAYDTPGDGGSSITIEWQLSPDDEDVDGYEIHRSTDNVTFEKVGFVGKGIAQTEDKTKDIERYFYRIAAVRDTARAYSPSHGPFSSSAQWFSTTMWNVLIGFIVSSFFIIFYIYRARKGRSLFIRKIAGLSAVDDAVGRATEMGKPILYSLGLGQIDAIATIASLNIVGEVAKKCAEFETKFLCPTFDPVVYTVSREIVKQSYSTVGKPDRYDPNSVFYLAASSMAYASGICGIMTRERPATNFWIGSFGAESLILAETGAAMGAIQIAGTDNVTQLPFFITACDYTLIGEELYAASAYISKEPLLLGAIKGEDFIKVIIVGLLLVGSVIGLVTKFQILSLFK is encoded by the coding sequence ATGATCATGATCATAATGATCGCCGTCATGTCCGCGCTGGCGCCACCGTCAGGCGTCAAGGCGTACGACACGCCCGGTGACGGCGGCAGTTCTATCACTATCGAATGGCAATTGTCTCCGGATGATGAAGACGTGGACGGTTACGAGATCCACCGGAGCACGGACAACGTAACATTTGAAAAAGTCGGTTTTGTGGGCAAGGGAATTGCGCAGACCGAAGATAAAACCAAGGACATTGAGCGTTATTTCTACCGGATCGCCGCGGTCAGGGACACCGCGCGCGCTTATTCCCCATCCCATGGACCTTTTTCAAGCTCTGCCCAGTGGTTCAGCACGACCATGTGGAACGTGCTGATCGGATTTATCGTATCCTCTTTCTTCATTATCTTCTACATCTACCGCGCCCGCAAGGGCAGATCCCTTTTCATCAGGAAGATCGCGGGCTTGAGCGCGGTCGATGACGCGGTCGGCCGCGCCACGGAAATGGGCAAACCCATCCTCTACAGCCTGGGCCTGGGGCAGATCGACGCGATCGCGACGATTGCCTCGCTCAATATCGTGGGCGAAGTCGCCAAAAAATGCGCGGAGTTCGAGACCAAGTTCCTGTGCCCGACCTTTGATCCGGTCGTCTACACGGTCTCGCGGGAGATCGTCAAGCAGTCTTATAGCACCGTGGGTAAACCCGACCGGTATGACCCGAACAGCGTCTTTTACCTTGCGGCCAGCTCCATGGCTTACGCTTCGGGCATATGCGGCATCATGACTCGCGAACGTCCGGCTACTAATTTCTGGATCGGCAGTTTCGGCGCCGAGTCCCTGATCCTGGCCGAAACGGGCGCCGCCATGGGCGCGATCCAGATCGCCGGCACCGACAATGTCACCCAGCTGCCGTTCTTTATAACCGCCTGCGACTATACCCTTATCGGCGAAGAACTATACGCAGCATCGGCTTATATCTCAAAAGAACCCCTCCTGCTCGGCGCGATCAAGGGCGAAGATTTCATCAAGGTGATAATCGTCGGCCTGCTGCTGGTCGGTTCGGTTATCGGGCTGGTAACCAAGTTTCAGATCCTGTCGCTGTTCAAATAA
- a CDS encoding HgcAB-associated protein, whose translation MKGQKRMVGCVPGGGGGDCCSVSAVVGVDERGQIVLPKELRDKAKIKAGDKLAVVALSGEKGSCCFMLMKVEELDRMVKIKVDSVLGKGKEA comes from the coding sequence ATGAAAGGACAAAAACGGATGGTGGGATGCGTCCCGGGCGGAGGCGGCGGGGATTGTTGCAGCGTCTCGGCAGTGGTGGGGGTCGACGAGCGGGGACAGATCGTGCTGCCGAAAGAACTGCGGGATAAGGCAAAGATCAAGGCCGGCGACAAGCTGGCGGTCGTTGCGCTAAGCGGCGAGAAAGGATCATGCTGCTTCATGCTGATGAAGGTCGAAGAGCTTGACCGGATGGTGAAGATAAAGGTTGATTCGGTGCTGGGCAAGGGAAAAGAGGCTTAA
- a CDS encoding tetratricopeptide repeat protein, which translates to MTTNSIEDLLVRVLNGRADVYRILGKFSRAIEDYHSILKAAEITGNPDPLIVPETMLNIGYIYTEGSSDFDKAKKIVRKAFAEIDQKKEQKIYGRGIGILGNVARRQGDYDKAIKYFNKMLLIQKKSHDKRGTAVAGNNLGNSYWNKGELDKALRYYNRSLAIATEIGDKIVVSMVSGNIGLVYHGKGKPDQALKYFNKSLKIKQEIGDKRGLGIIYGNIGTVYTNKGEIDQALEQYKRSLCIYEEIGNKTGIATALNNIGLVYFDKGEYGESLEYYKRSLSRSEKIGDKTQTGLVLGNIGLLHHNEGKFDKALDCFKRSLVLSMTTGDRVGIGIAYQNIGTVYLNKGNLKKALRYFKKDQAMRMEMGDKNGIGLSCMNFGAYYIELKKYAAAGRYLERAEKILKEIGDKYNLAKVYAFTAELSIARDRSARAYGYAKKALSLAKETGTKEHDVLALRALGKALHAQYSASGGKKAILITRAITYLQQSADLARKQNMMIELARSLDELSIMMKHAGMNEEAGKCLKEAAAIFKRTGAKQRSITKDHDK; encoded by the coding sequence ATGACCACCAACTCAATTGAAGATCTCCTGGTCCGGGTGCTTAACGGCAGGGCCGATGTCTATAGAATTCTTGGTAAGTTCAGCCGGGCGATCGAAGACTACCACAGCATACTTAAAGCCGCCGAAATAACCGGGAATCCGGATCCTTTGATCGTGCCGGAAACAATGCTGAATATCGGCTATATTTATACCGAAGGCAGCAGTGATTTTGACAAGGCTAAGAAGATCGTCAGGAAAGCTTTCGCGGAGATCGATCAAAAAAAGGAACAAAAAATTTATGGACGGGGGATCGGTATCCTCGGCAATGTCGCCCGGCGTCAGGGTGACTACGACAAAGCGATAAAATATTTTAATAAGATGCTTCTGATTCAAAAAAAATCCCATGATAAAAGAGGGACCGCAGTAGCAGGCAATAACCTCGGGAACAGTTATTGGAATAAGGGAGAACTGGATAAGGCGCTCAGGTATTATAACCGGTCTTTGGCCATTGCTACGGAAATAGGCGACAAAATTGTGGTGAGTATGGTTTCCGGGAACATCGGTCTAGTCTATCACGGCAAAGGCAAACCTGACCAGGCCTTGAAGTATTTTAATAAATCCCTTAAAATAAAACAGGAAATTGGCGATAAGCGGGGGCTTGGGATTATTTATGGGAATATCGGAACCGTCTACACCAATAAAGGAGAGATCGACCAGGCATTGGAACAATATAAGAGATCGCTCTGTATATATGAAGAGATAGGCAATAAGACAGGGATCGCCACAGCTTTGAACAATATCGGGCTTGTTTATTTTGACAAGGGAGAATACGGAGAATCGCTAGAATACTATAAAAGATCGCTTTCCAGGTCGGAGAAGATCGGTGATAAAACGCAAACCGGTTTGGTGTTAGGCAATATCGGATTGCTTCATCACAACGAAGGTAAGTTCGACAAGGCGCTGGACTGCTTTAAAAGGTCACTTGTTCTGTCGATGACAACCGGAGATAGAGTTGGCATCGGCATTGCATACCAAAACATCGGCACGGTGTATCTAAATAAGGGAAATTTGAAGAAAGCGCTGCGTTATTTTAAAAAAGACCAGGCGATGAGGATGGAAATGGGAGATAAAAACGGCATCGGTCTATCCTGCATGAATTTTGGCGCCTACTATATTGAGCTTAAAAAATACGCGGCTGCCGGTCGGTATCTTGAAAGAGCCGAGAAAATATTAAAGGAGATCGGAGATAAATATAATCTGGCTAAGGTCTATGCTTTTACTGCCGAATTGAGCATAGCCCGTGATAGATCAGCCCGGGCATACGGCTATGCCAAAAAGGCATTGTCTTTGGCAAAAGAAACCGGCACAAAAGAGCACGATGTCCTCGCCTTGCGGGCGCTGGGCAAAGCGCTTCACGCGCAGTATAGTGCATCGGGCGGAAAGAAAGCCATTCTGATCACGAGAGCGATCACATACCTTCAGCAGTCGGCAGATCTGGCAAGAAAACAGAATATGATGATCGAACTTGCCAGATCGCTGGATGAGTTGAGCATTATGATGAAACACGCCGGCATGAACGAGGAAGCTGGTAAATGCCTGAAGGAAGCCGCCGCGATATTTAAAAGAACCGGCGCAAAGCAGAGGTCAATAACAAAAGACCACGATAAATGA
- a CDS encoding SagB/ThcOx family dehydrogenase — MKKSVIIGILLNVMFCLSYAQAGQAIQLIPPDTTRGLPVMKALKVRASATDFDTVMLSDQDLSDLIWAANGINRPENGKRTAPSATNAQDVDIYVCLKQGTYLYDAKKHALGQVTEGDTRSLVASRQEFAAKAPVILLLVSDISRFKHGGDSLKLVWAAMDAGIVSQNIAVFCAATGLRTRPRAIMDLKKLKAALKLNETQYLMLNNPVSY, encoded by the coding sequence ATGAAAAAGTCGGTTATCATTGGCATATTATTGAACGTCATGTTTTGTTTATCGTACGCCCAGGCGGGTCAGGCCATCCAGCTGATCCCGCCGGACACCACGCGCGGGTTGCCGGTCATGAAAGCCCTTAAGGTAAGAGCTTCGGCGACCGATTTCGATACGGTCATGCTCAGTGACCAGGACCTGTCCGACCTCATCTGGGCCGCTAACGGGATCAACCGGCCAGAGAACGGAAAGCGCACCGCGCCATCGGCGACGAACGCGCAGGACGTTGATATTTATGTTTGCCTCAAACAAGGTACTTACCTTTATGACGCGAAAAAGCACGCGCTGGGTCAAGTGACCGAGGGAGACACAAGGTCGCTGGTTGCCTCGCGGCAGGAGTTCGCGGCAAAGGCGCCCGTGATCTTGCTGCTTGTTTCCGATATCTCCCGGTTCAAACATGGCGGCGATTCGCTGAAGCTTGTGTGGGCGGCCATGGACGCGGGGATCGTTTCGCAGAACATCGCGGTCTTTTGCGCGGCGACGGGATTGAGAACCAGGCCGCGGGCCATCATGGACCTGAAAAAGCTGAAGGCGGCTTTAAAACTAAATGAAACGCAATATCTGATGCTTAACAATCCGGTTTCGTACTGA